The DNA window GAGTAGTGACGAATACCTGTTCTTTGCTGCTTTAAGCAGGGTTGCAGAAGGATATATAGCGTTCAGAGGAGAGAACGGAGAAATCTGGAAGATTGAGCTGAAAGATGGAGAAATCATAGACTACACTGCAGAAATCGTTTACAGAAAGACCGGTTCAGCCAGGATCCATGAGGACTTTTTCAAGAAAAAGATGGTGGCCAATGAGAGATATGTTGCTGCTGTAACAGAGTTTGATACGGTAATTGCATACGACAGGAAACACAGGCAATGGCTGAACATCCGGCTCTACGGATCTCTGGCAGATCTTGAGATTCTTGAGGCCATTATCCGCGGGGAGGATCTGAGTTTGCAGAGCGAGGAGCAGTGGAGCACAAAGGCTTGGCTTGACCGCGAAACTATTGAGGAATTTGCCCGAAAAGTTCTGAGCTCAGACATTGACCAAAAAATAAAAAATGAGGTAAAGAAGGAATTGCTAACCTTACTTTAGAGCAACCTTTTCTTAGCTTTGATGCAGATTGTGATCTCCGAGTTAGGCAGGAAGCTTTCGCCCCTCTTAACCTCAATCTTCCTGGTCTTTGTTATCGTGATGTTGCCAGCATTCACAGTGATCTTTATCTCGTAACTCCCCTGCATAGCAGCAGCAGTTCAGTTTAGTTTCATGGTCTTTGTTATCGTGATCTCTCCGGCATTTGCCGTGATCCTCATCTCGTAACTCCCCTGCATAGCAGCAGCAGTTCGATTTCCCTCCTAAAGGATGCGGACAAATGGGTTTGCAGGGTTCGCCAGGTTTGCAGGGTGGACAGGGTATTTCAGGTGGACAAGGTTCGCCAAGTGAGCAATGAATCCTTTTTACGGTCACGGTAACGGTGTCTTCAGCTGTCTGTCCTGCTGTATCAACTGCAACAGCTCTGATTGTGTGCGTTCCAACCGTGAGAGCTATTGTTGTATCGTATGGAGAATGACGGTCTTTTCCAATGGGGTGGCCATCAGCATAGAACTCAACTCTCCAGATTCCTTTATCATCGCTTGCATCAGCCACAATTTTCATCCTACAGGCGTTTGAGTGGGTTATACAGACGTATCCATCATGTGGGGAGGTTATCTTGACTGTTGGTGGGTTGTCTGGGGCTGGAGTCGGAGTCGGTGTTGGAGTTGGTGTAGGTGTTGGAGTTGGAGTAGGAGCAGGCGTCGGAGTCGGTGACGGGGTAGGAGTGGGTGTTGGAGTCGTTGACGGGGTAGGAGTAGCTGGAGAAGCTTCAACTTTCACGGGTTTGCTTTCAGCCACAGTTGCTTTTGTGGGCCCGTAAACCAGGCTGAACGTCAGCATTCCTCCCCTCTTAAGCAGACTCGATGGTATAACTATCTGGTCTCCAGGATCAAACCTCAGCCTGTCCTTAACATCCTCTACGATAAGCCCCGGATCGGTTGCAGGAATTGTCTGGAGTACTGTTCCGTCAGCTGTCATAATGGTAAGGGAAAGATCGCTGTACTTTATCGAATCTCCGCCAGTATGCCTTACGATTATGGCCTTCGATGTGTCTGAGGGTTCGATGAAAGAAATGGCTGCAGCAGGGTTTTTCTCAGCCGCCAGACCGGCATGTGCGGCAACGGCTGCAGTACCGACAGCACCAGCCACTGCTAGAAAGATTAGAATAATTAGAGGGATTGCTCCGGATTCACTCCTCTCCATACTACCACCTTCTTGTTACTACTACCATAAGAATAATACACTAAAAACATAAAATATTTATGGTTTCCCGGATTCTTGCGTTTGTGGATGTGGGTTTTTGTTTGTTGTGTGCTGGACAGATGGTAGGTGGTATATATGGAGACTGCAGGCAGGTTGAAAGCAGGGCTCGTGGACAGGAGTAAGAACGCTAGAGGAGGTGAAAGTGAAGGAATAGGTGTGAATGAGAACAGAAAGAGTGGAAGGAGCAAGAGCGTGAATGATGGTGGGGGATGGAGTGGAGAAGACGGTACATGCCCGGAGTGCGGAAGCCCGAGACTTGTCACGGACCACAGTCGCGGAGAGGTTTTCTGCCAGGACTGCGGGATTGTTGTTGAAGATGCTCGCCTTGACTACGGCCCGGAGTGGAGGTCATATGACAGTGAGCGTGGAATGCAGAGGGCAAGGGCAGGGCCTCCAGTTGTGCTCACTCTCCATGACAAGGGGTTTACCACAACAATAGGGAACGATAGAGACAGCCACGGCAATCCACTCTCCCCCAAAACAAGAATCCAGTTTACCAGACTGAGAAAGTGGCAGAGCAAAATCAGAACAAACAGCTCTGCAGAGAGGAATCTTGTACGATCACTGATGGAGCTTGAGAGAATCACGTCTTCCCTTGGGCTGCCTAAAAGCATAACGGAGAGGGCGGCACTCATCTACAGAAGGGTAGTCAGTAATAACCTGACGAGGGGGAGGTGTATAGACAGCATTGTTGCCGCTGCAGTGTACGCAGCATGCAGGGA is part of the Ferroglobus placidus DSM 10642 genome and encodes:
- a CDS encoding Ig-like domain-containing protein translates to MERSESGAIPLIILIFLAVAGAVGTAAVAAHAGLAAEKNPAAAISFIEPSDTSKAIIVRHTGGDSIKYSDLSLTIMTADGTVLQTIPATDPGLIVEDVKDRLRFDPGDQIVIPSSLLKRGGMLTFSLVYGPTKATVAESKPVKVEASPATPTPSTTPTPTPTPSPTPTPAPTPTPTPTPTPTPTPTPAPDNPPTVKITSPHDGYVCITHSNACRMKIVADASDDKGIWRVEFYADGHPIGKDRHSPYDTTIALTVGTHTIRAVAVDTAGQTAEDTVTVTVKRIHCSLGEPCPPEIPCPPCKPGEPCKPICPHPLGGKSNCCCYAGELRDEDHGKCRRDHDNKDHETKLNCCCYAGELRDKDHCECWQHHDNKDQED
- a CDS encoding transcription initiation factor IIB — translated: METAGRLKAGLVDRSKNARGGESEGIGVNENRKSGRSKSVNDGGGWSGEDGTCPECGSPRLVTDHSRGEVFCQDCGIVVEDARLDYGPEWRSYDSERGMQRARAGPPVVLTLHDKGFTTTIGNDRDSHGNPLSPKTRIQFTRLRKWQSKIRTNSSAERNLVRSLMELERITSSLGLPKSITERAALIYRRVVSNNLTRGRCIDSIVAAAVYAACREAGLPRTLDEVAAHSSVDKRSVGRAYRFLARTLGLKPAPITSTDYVPKICAALGVSGEVQERALEIVNEAEKSMVSRSPAGVAAAAVYIASILLGERRTQREVAGVAGVTEVTIRNCYKMITDRLGIELLL